A single genomic interval of Chryseobacterium paludis harbors:
- a CDS encoding fibronectin type III domain-containing protein, giving the protein MKRFSIFLILLLCLINVGLYAQAPATLPYVQDFSTANDFTLLNGSQPNKWEYGSATGNAANSIYISNNGGTANAYDVSNESTVQAYRDIAIPAGSTIATFAFDWKAAGESTWDYLRVWLVPATFTPTVGNQIAAGAGRIQVGQFNQQSTWQSYLNTTLNVSSFAGNTMRLVFEWRNDTSAGTQPPVAIDNINLSIPTCLVPTASPVSVVTSNSATLAWTAPTPVPANGYAYYISTTNTPPVAGTTPTGTTTATSVNITTLAPNTTYYWWVKSVCSPTDSSLWVTGANFTTTQIPATLPYSQNFSTGNDLGFTSGTQPNKWAYGPATGNPANSIYISNDNGATNGYNTGSNSYVHAYRDIIIPAGTTATTFSFDWKGDGESTWDFLRVWLVPSSFMPVAGTQITAGAGRIQVGANYNQQTSWQTYFNTNLNLSSFAGTTMRLVFEWTNDGSGGTQPPAAVDNINLSIPTCIVPSAMVVNGVTATAATLSWTAPTPAPANGYAYYLTTTNTPPVAGTPPTGTSATTSVNLTTLTPNTTYYWWVKSVCSSSDSSFWIPGPSFSTTQIPATIPYNQNFSTNNDFGFVNGTQVNKWFYGAATGNTANSIYISNTNGTTNAYATGSTSIVQAYRDILVPAGASIATLSFDWKADGESTFDFLRVWLVPTSFMPTAGTLIAAGPGRIQLGNNYNQQATWQSYLNSTLNISSFAGTTMRLVFEWKNDGSGGNQPPAAVDNIKLLICSTTTPVVAVSGITHNTATVTWPQDTGGASYLVRYRPVGSGGAWTSVAVPAVAAPATNNSYNLQGLLPATLYEVEVAAVCNSIPGTYSHNEFTTKCDPTPPNVTVSNITTTSALITWGPLAVSSSYKMRYRIVGSGNTGWSADIILPLAPTNTYPLTGLSVYTTYEVQIANKCDNETTYNAWSSPAVFTTERTCDLPPPGLTITNLTPTSAVVIWDSFPGSTYTLRYRKVGIPSWTYVSAPTNTYTITGLLELTKYEMEVANICGSAPGSYTLPYYFTTPTVIYCQMQSGSSASEFISKVTVKPNGKPTMENSSNATVYSDFTATPATFIELIQGSTGNEISIEKSWLGNTYNEGIAVWIDFNRNGTFDIDERILVSSPNTTTPIKGTFSVPTDAFISMTDYKYVVMRVAMQRDGIPVNCTGFDNGEVEDYTVRISKNPVANATNQTEILIFPNPVSSILNVKNISKRANYKIYSAAGQLITSGIILNNKVDVSRLINGVYVIDIEDVQGSAQKKFIKE; this is encoded by the coding sequence ATGAAGAGATTTTCTATTTTTTTAATACTTCTTCTGTGTTTGATCAATGTGGGCCTGTATGCACAGGCACCCGCAACATTGCCGTATGTTCAGGATTTTTCTACGGCAAATGATTTCACACTGTTAAATGGAAGTCAACCAAATAAATGGGAATACGGCTCAGCAACAGGTAATGCGGCCAATTCCATTTATATTTCAAATAATGGTGGTACGGCGAATGCTTATGACGTCAGTAATGAGAGTACAGTTCAGGCTTATAGAGATATTGCTATTCCAGCAGGATCAACCATTGCTACATTTGCATTTGACTGGAAGGCAGCTGGAGAAAGCACTTGGGATTATTTAAGAGTTTGGCTTGTTCCTGCTACTTTTACTCCTACAGTCGGAAATCAAATTGCTGCTGGAGCTGGTAGGATTCAGGTGGGTCAGTTTAATCAACAGTCTACCTGGCAATCATATCTTAATACGACTCTGAATGTTAGCAGCTTTGCAGGTAATACAATGCGTTTGGTATTTGAATGGAGAAATGACACCAGTGCAGGAACACAACCTCCAGTAGCAATTGATAATATCAATTTATCAATTCCTACATGTCTTGTACCTACTGCATCGCCTGTATCTGTGGTAACTTCCAATTCAGCTACATTAGCATGGACGGCTCCAACACCAGTACCAGCTAACGGATACGCGTATTACATTAGTACAACAAATACTCCTCCTGTTGCAGGGACAACGCCTACAGGAACTACAACTGCAACATCTGTGAATATAACTACGCTTGCACCAAATACGACTTATTACTGGTGGGTGAAATCTGTATGTAGTCCAACGGATAGTAGTTTATGGGTTACGGGTGCAAATTTTACAACAACACAAATACCGGCAACACTTCCATATAGCCAGAACTTTTCTACAGGTAATGATTTAGGATTTACCAGTGGAACTCAGCCTAATAAATGGGCTTATGGTCCTGCTACCGGAAATCCCGCAAATTCAATTTATATATCGAATGATAACGGGGCTACCAATGGATATAATACAGGTTCAAATAGTTATGTTCATGCTTATAGAGATATTATTATTCCAGCTGGGACTACAGCTACTACTTTCTCATTCGACTGGAAAGGTGATGGAGAAAGTACTTGGGATTTCTTAAGGGTATGGTTGGTGCCATCATCTTTTATGCCTGTTGCAGGAACTCAGATTACTGCTGGCGCAGGAAGAATTCAGGTAGGAGCTAATTACAATCAGCAAACAAGCTGGCAGACTTATTTTAATACGAATTTAAATTTAAGCAGTTTTGCAGGCACAACAATGCGTTTGGTGTTCGAATGGACAAATGACGGAAGTGGGGGAACTCAACCTCCGGCAGCTGTAGATAATATCAACTTATCCATTCCTACATGTATTGTTCCATCAGCGATGGTGGTAAATGGAGTAACGGCGACAGCAGCTACATTAAGCTGGACAGCACCGACTCCAGCACCAGCTAACGGATATGCATATTATCTTACAACAACGAATACTCCTCCTGTAGCAGGTACACCACCAACAGGAACGAGTGCTACAACATCAGTAAACTTAACCACTTTAACGCCAAATACGACTTATTACTGGTGGGTGAAATCTGTTTGTAGCTCAAGTGACAGTAGTTTCTGGATCCCTGGTCCAAGTTTTAGCACAACACAGATACCAGCAACAATTCCATATAATCAAAATTTCTCTACAAATAATGACTTTGGATTTGTAAATGGAACTCAGGTAAACAAATGGTTTTATGGAGCTGCGACAGGAAACACTGCCAATTCCATTTATATTTCAAATACCAATGGAACTACGAATGCCTATGCAACGGGTTCAACAAGTATAGTTCAGGCATATAGAGATATATTAGTTCCAGCAGGAGCTTCCATTGCTACTTTATCTTTTGATTGGAAAGCAGATGGTGAAAGTACTTTTGATTTTTTACGAGTTTGGCTGGTACCAACATCTTTCATGCCGACAGCAGGAACTCTTATCGCTGCAGGTCCGGGAAGAATTCAGTTAGGAAACAACTATAACCAACAAGCTACCTGGCAGTCGTATCTTAACTCGACTTTAAACATCAGTAGCTTTGCAGGAACAACGATGCGTTTGGTGTTCGAATGGAAAAATGATGGCAGTGGAGGTAATCAGCCTCCGGCAGCCGTGGATAATATAAAATTATTAATTTGTAGTACTACAACACCGGTGGTGGCAGTAAGTGGAATTACTCATAATACGGCAACGGTAACATGGCCACAAGATACTGGTGGAGCTTCGTATCTTGTAAGATACAGACCTGTTGGTTCAGGTGGTGCCTGGACATCTGTAGCTGTGCCAGCAGTTGCAGCGCCAGCAACAAACAATTCATATAACTTGCAAGGTTTATTACCTGCAACTTTGTATGAGGTAGAAGTAGCTGCAGTTTGTAACAGCATTCCTGGTACTTATTCACATAATGAGTTTACAACAAAATGTGATCCTACACCTCCGAATGTTACAGTAAGTAATATTACTACAACTTCAGCATTGATTACATGGGGACCACTTGCTGTTAGCTCATCTTATAAAATGAGATACAGAATAGTGGGTAGTGGTAACACAGGATGGAGTGCTGATATTATTCTGCCATTAGCACCAACTAACACCTATCCACTAACGGGTTTAAGTGTTTATACCACTTACGAAGTTCAGATCGCTAATAAATGCGATAATGAAACTACTTACAATGCCTGGTCATCTCCAGCAGTATTTACTACAGAGAGAACGTGTGATCTACCTCCTCCGGGATTAACGATAACTAACTTAACTCCTACAAGTGCTGTTGTGATCTGGGACTCTTTCCCAGGTAGTACTTATACTTTAAGATATAGAAAAGTAGGTATTCCGAGTTGGACATATGTATCTGCACCAACTAATACATACACGATTACAGGATTATTGGAATTAACAAAGTATGAAATGGAGGTTGCTAATATTTGTGGAAGCGCACCTGGAAGCTATACACTTCCTTATTATTTCACTACTCCTACCGTGATCTATTGTCAAATGCAGTCAGGAAGTTCAGCATCTGAATTTATTTCAAAGGTTACCGTGAAACCAAATGGTAAACCTACCATGGAGAATTCTTCCAATGCTACAGTATATTCAGATTTTACTGCGACTCCTGCTACATTTATAGAATTGATTCAGGGTTCTACAGGAAATGAGATCTCTATTGAGAAATCATGGCTTGGAAATACATATAATGAAGGGATTGCAGTATGGATTGACTTCAATAGAAACGGAACTTTTGATATAGACGAAAGAATCCTTGTTTCTTCACCCAATACAACAACACCTATTAAAGGAACATTCAGTGTACCAACCGATGCATTTATCAGTATGACAGATTATAAATATGTTGTCATGAGAGTAGCAATGCAAAGAGATGGTATTCCTGTAAACTGTACAGGTTTTGATAATGGAGAAGTTGAAGATTACACAGTAAGAATTTCTAAAAATCCAGTGGCTAATGCAACTAATCAAACGGAAATTCTTATTTTCCCTAACCCGGTTAGCTCTATACTGAATGTGAAAAATATTAGCAAAAGAGCTAATTATAAAATATACAGTGCGGCGGGTCAGCTTATCACCAGCGGAATTATTTTAAATAATAAAGTTGATGTAAGCAGATTGATAAATGGAGTATATGTAATAGACATCGAAGATGTTCAGGGCAGTGCTCAAAAGAAATTTATCAAAGAATAA
- a CDS encoding RDD family protein gives MRKYLQIVDRHRASQGLRLANYIIDFIFSYILILILFGLLGVAYALITGSTVEEIGYRMENMNPMLDRLITLSAYLFVMFLTELITQGRSLGKLITGTKVIMTDGTSPNVGNYLLRNIIRGIPFVDPLSYLADKSGLHDKWSQTCVIIKKDYEAELQLKSDINTLGTKENI, from the coding sequence ATGAGAAAATATTTACAAATTGTTGACAGACATAGGGCTTCACAAGGCCTTAGACTGGCTAATTATATAATCGATTTTATTTTCAGCTATATATTGATCCTGATCCTGTTCGGATTACTGGGCGTTGCTTATGCATTGATCACAGGCAGTACTGTAGAAGAAATAGGATACAGGATGGAAAATATGAATCCGATGCTGGATCGGCTGATCACTTTATCTGCATATCTTTTTGTTATGTTTTTAACCGAGCTAATTACTCAAGGTAGAAGCCTAGGTAAATTGATTACCGGAACTAAGGTAATTATGACAGATGGAACCTCACCTAATGTCGGTAATTACTTGCTAAGAAATATTATCCGAGGAATCCCTTTTGTAGATCCGCTATCATACTTAGCTGATAAAAGTGGACTTCATGACAAATGGAGCCAGACCTGTGTTATTATAAAGAAAGATTATGAAGCTGAGTTACAGTTGAAAAGCGATATAAACACCCTTGGAACAAAAGAAAATATCTAA
- a CDS encoding PKD domain-containing protein encodes MKKTIHNIFIILLLNISTSLFSQTDNVLFIGNSITYFNDMPELFKSISISKGKNVGVTSHTVGGAGFLNHVNDAALFQKIRSKNYKYVVMQPGTGESAGVSNPVILTAERGRIIRDSIKKYSPCSKIFLYEIPYGVPAQNDYATYFAYQKIIKDSITKMSNLMQVEMIPAGEAARAHYTATQDLALHGSYNDIHPGLQGSYLVASTIYATIFQTSVFPSTFYGGLAQDKAEYYQQIAGNTFLNNPAQWNTNIFHLNANFLVTGSGQNIDLQNQSTNYSSVNWNFGDGTVSTATNPTHHYSYPGIYTITLTVNKNLCSETISKQVDTNLLSVTENKTSKFELYPNPVENTAFIKTTKPIKEITVYSMDGRKIRTFPDLNIMNGKIDFSILTKGVYILSIQYKDGGSESIKLIKK; translated from the coding sequence ATGAAAAAAACTATACATAATATCTTCATTATATTACTGCTGAATATTTCAACATCACTCTTTTCCCAAACAGATAATGTCCTTTTTATTGGTAATAGTATTACCTATTTTAATGATATGCCGGAACTCTTTAAAAGCATCTCCATTTCAAAAGGAAAAAACGTTGGCGTTACTTCTCACACTGTTGGAGGAGCCGGATTCCTAAATCATGTGAACGATGCAGCACTATTTCAAAAAATAAGATCTAAAAACTATAAATATGTAGTTATGCAACCAGGAACAGGTGAGTCTGCAGGGGTAAGCAATCCCGTAATTTTAACCGCAGAACGTGGTAGAATAATACGGGATTCCATCAAAAAATACAGTCCATGTTCTAAAATTTTCCTGTATGAAATACCGTATGGAGTTCCAGCTCAAAATGATTATGCCACTTATTTCGCTTATCAAAAGATCATTAAGGATTCTATCACTAAGATGTCCAATCTTATGCAGGTGGAAATGATCCCAGCCGGAGAAGCAGCAAGAGCTCATTATACAGCAACACAAGATCTCGCATTACATGGTTCTTATAATGATATACATCCAGGATTGCAGGGAAGCTATCTCGTGGCATCAACAATATATGCCACAATCTTCCAAACCTCTGTTTTTCCATCTACTTTTTATGGAGGCCTTGCCCAGGATAAAGCAGAGTACTATCAACAAATTGCAGGTAATACATTTTTAAATAATCCTGCACAATGGAATACCAATATCTTTCATCTGAATGCTAATTTTTTAGTCACAGGTTCAGGTCAAAATATAGATCTCCAGAATCAATCAACCAATTACAGTAGTGTGAACTGGAATTTTGGTGATGGAACAGTTTCTACAGCCACGAACCCTACTCATCATTATTCATACCCGGGAATTTATACAATTACACTTACCGTTAATAAAAATTTGTGTTCCGAAACCATATCAAAACAAGTTGATACTAATTTATTATCGGTCACCGAAAATAAAACCTCAAAATTCGAATTGTACCCAAATCCTGTCGAAAATACAGCATTTATAAAAACAACAAAACCTATTAAGGAAATTACTGTATATAGTATGGACGGAAGAAAAATCCGGACATTTCCTGATCTTAATATAATGAATGGAAAAATTGATTTCTCAATTCTTACCAAAGGAGTTTACATTCTAAGCATTCAATATAAAGATGGTGGCTCTGAAAGTATCAAATTAATTAAAAAATAA
- a CDS encoding reprolysin-like metallopeptidase — translation MKKKILLICVLAAGFTGAYAQRWEPASKVSPTRKEVDVKYAYRVDLASLRNLLKDAVETGNGAKPVVISLPTVDGKIEKFAVYNNPVMEKSLADRYQLGSYVGIGIDDPSKYLRFSTSPTEMQSMIIKDGQYQFIEPVTADKQTYGVFYKTKRTGGEHGFSCSTDEKNFGAIKALEKNGKKNLSSVGITSRPSSTKYRTYRLALSVTGEYTAFFNGVPGAVAQINTTMTRVNGVFEKDFGVKLIVQDLPGIIYADAAMDPYSIADDMDNWNLELQNTLTANVGNAAYDIGHLFGASGGGGNAGCVGCICVDPTAADPEGKGSGYTSPSNAFPSGDSFDIDYVAHEIGHQIGGNHTFSKSTENSGVNVEPGGGTTIMGYAGITQDNVQMNSDAYFHYASIDQILTNLEGKPACGVSQDITTNTPPVIAPLIAYSIPKGTAYYLEANAIDAQNDPLNYTWEQYDSVDTFASISGDSGWGYNTQGALSRSWPGTASGRRYFPSMPTVMSGSLTGKAGWETVSYIPRTLHYAVTVRDQNSLRPMLSSSETTVTVGNDGPFKFNGLTASSVLYNNATNTIQWEVANTNAAPYNVTNVKIDYTTNNGTTWTDLVASAPNTGSYSAQMPGSLTGIVKFRISAVGNIFYAVSPQITIGTAPTSTTNAPTGVATIDTEVFKTTARVDWNSVPGATYSVNYRKAGTTNWSNATSPVNSVVLNNLEDETNYEVQVAAVVNSVPGTFSSNYAFKTKGLKTGVDYCLMTTGGNSTLSIAYSALLSLSLSNLVHSEGQTVSSISNTYRDYSEDPTKLINLIKGTQYTLSYSDYANRAGGQYNDWFQVWIDYNRNGVFEASEKVGAKNAIPGANRRHTGTVVFTVPATAYSGDKTLRMRVASTFFNGVDDACGSPSVPTGPNEFISAGSFRDFPVKITDALAVNEVKGTNSEIEIYPNPADTFVEVKNLKGKADYKIYSAEGRLVQSGKLDGQRINVASLIKGMYIISITSENKTYNTKLIKK, via the coding sequence ATGAAAAAGAAAATTTTACTCATTTGTGTATTGGCTGCTGGTTTTACTGGTGCTTATGCACAGAGATGGGAACCTGCTTCAAAGGTTTCCCCAACGAGAAAAGAGGTAGATGTTAAATATGCTTACCGAGTAGATTTAGCGTCACTTAGGAATCTTTTAAAAGATGCCGTAGAAACAGGAAATGGTGCGAAACCTGTAGTTATTTCTTTACCAACCGTAGATGGTAAGATTGAAAAATTTGCGGTTTATAATAATCCCGTTATGGAAAAGTCTCTGGCAGACAGATACCAGTTGGGATCTTATGTTGGGATAGGAATTGATGATCCTTCAAAATATCTTAGATTCAGTACTTCTCCCACCGAGATGCAGTCTATGATCATTAAAGACGGGCAATATCAGTTTATAGAACCGGTAACTGCTGATAAGCAGACTTATGGTGTTTTCTATAAAACCAAAAGAACTGGTGGAGAACATGGCTTCAGCTGCTCTACGGATGAAAAAAATTTCGGTGCTATCAAAGCTTTAGAAAAAAACGGAAAAAAAAATCTTTCTAGTGTAGGAATTACGAGCAGACCATCAAGTACAAAATACAGAACCTATAGATTAGCATTATCTGTTACAGGAGAATATACTGCATTTTTTAATGGAGTTCCGGGAGCAGTAGCACAGATCAATACAACAATGACTCGTGTAAACGGAGTATTTGAAAAAGATTTTGGAGTTAAATTAATAGTTCAGGACTTACCGGGAATTATTTATGCAGATGCAGCAATGGACCCTTATTCTATTGCTGATGATATGGATAATTGGAATTTAGAGTTACAGAATACCTTGACTGCCAATGTTGGTAATGCTGCTTATGATATTGGGCATTTGTTTGGAGCTTCAGGAGGTGGAGGAAATGCTGGATGCGTTGGATGTATCTGTGTAGATCCTACAGCTGCAGATCCTGAAGGAAAAGGATCCGGATACACTTCACCTTCCAATGCATTTCCCAGTGGTGATTCTTTTGACATCGATTATGTAGCTCATGAAATAGGGCATCAGATAGGAGGTAATCATACCTTTTCAAAAAGCACTGAGAATTCAGGAGTGAATGTAGAACCCGGTGGGGGAACAACCATTATGGGATATGCAGGAATTACACAAGATAATGTACAAATGAATTCTGATGCTTATTTCCATTATGCTTCTATTGATCAGATCCTAACCAACCTTGAGGGTAAACCCGCTTGTGGGGTGTCTCAGGATATTACGACCAACACTCCGCCTGTAATAGCTCCTCTTATAGCATATAGCATTCCTAAAGGAACAGCTTATTATCTGGAGGCAAATGCTATCGACGCACAAAATGATCCTTTAAATTATACCTGGGAACAGTATGATAGTGTAGATACCTTTGCTTCAATTTCTGGAGACAGTGGATGGGGATATAACACCCAGGGTGCTTTGTCCAGATCTTGGCCAGGAACGGCAAGTGGAAGAAGGTACTTCCCAAGCATGCCGACAGTGATGAGTGGAAGCTTAACAGGTAAAGCAGGTTGGGAAACGGTTTCATACATTCCAAGAACATTACATTATGCGGTAACAGTAAGAGATCAAAATAGTCTAAGACCAATGTTATCTTCTTCTGAAACTACTGTGACTGTTGGAAATGACGGACCATTTAAATTCAATGGCCTTACCGCTTCTTCGGTATTGTATAATAATGCAACAAATACCATTCAGTGGGAAGTAGCCAATACAAACGCTGCTCCATATAATGTTACAAATGTCAAAATAGACTATACAACAAACAACGGAACGACATGGACGGACTTGGTCGCTTCTGCTCCTAATACAGGTAGCTATTCTGCGCAAATGCCAGGTAGCCTAACAGGTATTGTTAAATTCAGAATATCTGCAGTTGGAAACATCTTCTATGCAGTATCTCCTCAAATTACTATAGGAACAGCTCCAACATCAACAACGAATGCTCCAACAGGAGTTGCAACTATTGATACTGAAGTTTTCAAAACAACAGCAAGAGTAGATTGGAACAGTGTACCTGGTGCTACTTATTCAGTCAATTACAGAAAAGCAGGGACTACAAACTGGTCAAATGCAACAAGTCCTGTCAATTCAGTAGTTCTTAATAACCTTGAAGATGAAACGAATTACGAAGTACAGGTTGCTGCTGTAGTGAATTCTGTTCCGGGGACATTCTCAAGTAACTATGCTTTCAAAACGAAAGGACTGAAGACTGGAGTTGACTACTGTTTAATGACTACTGGAGGTAATAGTACGCTTAGCATCGCCTACAGCGCACTTCTTTCATTGTCACTTTCTAACTTGGTACATTCCGAAGGACAAACCGTATCTTCAATATCAAATACTTATAGAGATTACAGTGAGGATCCTACTAAACTGATCAACTTAATCAAAGGAACCCAATACACTTTGTCGTACTCAGATTATGCAAACAGAGCAGGTGGTCAATATAATGACTGGTTCCAGGTTTGGATCGATTATAACAGAAATGGTGTTTTTGAAGCTTCAGAAAAAGTTGGCGCTAAAAATGCTATTCCTGGAGCAAACAGAAGACACACAGGAACAGTAGTATTTACGGTACCTGCAACGGCATATTCCGGAGATAAAACTTTAAGAATGAGGGTGGCTAGTACTTTCTTTAATGGTGTAGATGATGCTTGTGGCAGTCCATCTGTTCCAACGGGTCCAAATGAGTTTATTTCAGCAGGTTCTTTCAGAGATTTCCCTGTGAAAATTACCGATGCTCTTGCTGTAAATGAAGTAAAAGGAACAAACTCTGAAATCGAAATTTATCCAAATCCGGCTGATACTTTTGTAGAGGTTAAAAACCTGAAAGGAAAAGCTGATTACAAGATTTACAGTGCTGAAGGAAGACTGGTACAAAGTGGTAAACTGGATGGTCAGAGAATTAATGTTGCTTCATTAATAAAAGGAATGTATATCATTTCTATTACGAGTGAGAACAAAACTTATAACACAAAACTAATCAAAAAATAA
- a CDS encoding LuxR C-terminal-related transcriptional regulator — MVKKLLLLVFAFCLSGFSFSQVLGEKHYKDMIYGIDFSTAGDGEIKKIKNIIEQCGGADYKDCVALGNLKIANIYNKNNDIEKSFNYGDKVEKLITPDTDPEIVFYLRALQFGLFMKLGKRMDALGKLDEIPPRVRENPYFDYLLNWYYGEFYNDTGEKEKALYAYKKAYKRAKIFRSNTSKYLSNPSKDKISNSYKPTSSIAWMYLDLGKTDSAKVYIEEAISDAKKINNMESTYYSSLYAARYYKAIKDYKKAQQYLWTSKYIAGKFYKSEGYVKAVNTALLILYRDMKVTDSVNYYSMRLLAEENINDKQNKNLNDIIDKKKNIDETEHQEQADRLKYILIASFLICILLVYFIFFFYKKYKSKSLDKIDKQVEQPVLHDNGLFNEVILLAKQNSPEFLTRFNDYNPHFTEKLLKISNLKSSEIRFCAYLYLNFSTKDIAEYTHTSVRTVQTKKYNLRKKLSIPSDVDIYLWFSDL; from the coding sequence ATGGTTAAAAAATTATTATTGCTTGTATTTGCTTTCTGCTTGTCTGGATTTTCGTTTTCTCAAGTTTTAGGAGAAAAGCATTATAAAGATATGATCTATGGTATCGATTTTTCAACAGCAGGTGATGGGGAAATAAAAAAGATCAAAAATATTATAGAGCAATGTGGGGGAGCAGATTATAAAGATTGTGTTGCTTTAGGTAATCTAAAGATTGCTAATATTTATAATAAAAATAATGATATAGAGAAGTCATTTAATTATGGAGATAAAGTTGAAAAATTAATTACTCCCGATACTGATCCTGAAATTGTCTTCTATTTGCGTGCACTGCAATTTGGTTTATTCATGAAACTAGGGAAAAGAATGGATGCGTTAGGTAAATTAGATGAAATACCTCCAAGAGTAAGAGAAAATCCTTATTTTGATTATTTACTGAATTGGTATTATGGTGAATTCTATAATGATACTGGTGAAAAAGAAAAAGCATTATATGCCTATAAAAAAGCATACAAACGGGCTAAAATATTTAGAAGCAATACTAGTAAGTATCTTTCAAATCCAAGTAAAGATAAGATCAGTAATAGTTATAAACCAACATCTTCTATTGCATGGATGTATCTTGATTTAGGTAAAACGGATTCAGCAAAGGTATACATTGAAGAAGCTATCAGTGATGCGAAGAAAATAAATAATATGGAAAGTACCTATTATTCCTCTTTGTATGCGGCCAGATATTATAAGGCCATTAAAGACTACAAAAAAGCTCAGCAATATTTGTGGACCAGCAAATATATCGCGGGCAAATTCTATAAGAGTGAGGGTTATGTAAAAGCGGTTAATACAGCTTTGTTAATTTTATATAGAGACATGAAGGTGACCGATAGTGTTAATTACTATTCGATGCGGCTTCTTGCTGAAGAAAATATCAACGATAAACAGAATAAAAATCTCAATGATATTATTGACAAGAAAAAAAATATTGACGAAACGGAGCATCAAGAACAGGCTGATAGATTAAAATATATTTTAATTGCCAGTTTTTTAATATGTATTCTATTGGTGTATTTTATTTTCTTTTTTTATAAAAAATATAAAAGTAAAAGCTTAGACAAAATCGATAAGCAAGTAGAGCAACCCGTTTTGCATGATAATGGTCTGTTTAATGAAGTAATCCTCTTGGCTAAACAAAATAGCCCTGAATTCCTCACAAGGTTTAATGATTATAATCCTCATTTTACGGAAAAGCTATTAAAAATAAGCAATCTTAAAAGTTCAGAAATAAGGTTTTGTGCCTACCTGTATTTAAATTTTTCAACAAAAGATATTGCAGAATATACCCACACCTCTGTCAGAACCGTTCAGACCAAAAAATATAACCTGCGGAAAAAACTTAGTATTCCCAGTGATGTAGATATATATCTGTGGTTTAGTGATTTATAA